One Ictalurus punctatus breed USDA103 chromosome 21, Coco_2.0, whole genome shotgun sequence genomic window carries:
- the dido1 gene encoding death-inducer obliterator 1 isoform X1 codes for MEEIVSPELAQSPEPESSQDLDSSSQAPVVVAGEERDRKGDKGQSDAARKELEDVEKSAKNSGEFKKTWRFRRTTIEKRDMTGETAGITESPGAPVRRSGRQAKRTDKLEEFLVTVKRGRGTGRRSTPAHLESGDPPSETASEASFDGNTEPKVTESKAPSPVRRTRGRGRGRATPKPKADMADSASDDDSSENEESATKETQEQLEIATGAEDAKSEDAKEELKQEEFEKPAEETSKEEVPANARPSRSPLKTGPKREAKPKAGGCTEKDEDEEEDDESLSSSSESDNDGYDPNALYCICRQKHNKSMQCVLRFMICCDRCEEWFHGDCVGITEARGRLMERNSEDYVCPNCTCRKAQGAKPSTSTAGAETGKRPVTPTTARKSEPSPALFSQANVQTPTSASGLPPAAFPATAEEKTGEEFGIKGRIEKATNPSGKKKIKIFQPQVMATAEESSLPKCIGPGCERDALPDSVYCGNDCILKHAAAAMKTITTDSKETKPKEKPKPKILKKPAVISTVKSSGPERRSSRRSTDSSSKAQEEALESEGREDEDEEDEEDRVAEEHPPPPAMSSWSSDHNYIAVAPEKTTAISPTVLNKASAAQKDEEEKTEQTEPEKKEPAPIEKKPPPAATMSPKGGKRSPGLKMAKPAPVSTSKGKTSTTSSSSAKDLKKQSLSQVVKLKKTGPPPPPPIPVFSSSGPPGSSRLHPTGALSVGKSTFTIPKKQPQSGVKESLSSGSSLASRMPSGSMPTNSQSQPPASKPVLPAAPLPPQTPPNNQMRSNIRRSLTDILYKRVSDSDDLSMSESEVGKLAVSIEKEMFNLYMNTDSKYKNKYRSLMFNLKDPKNKGLFYRVIGGEVSPFRLVRLSPEELLSKEISDWRKPGHSEFLDASGRTHPGQSKAGSKQDAAPPDVDMEEAPSMSDGDVCISATSQSPRLASGADHQESHPSATPQSSASAGKSSAVPDILSNMLKDTTAEHRAHLFDLNCKICTGQKSADDEPAAKKPKMSAPKRQDPPEKPKTEQRASKLPADQPNVSYSASDVSVPHQPSSTDDQSSIVPVVQAPMVTPAVSSVTISRRDPRTASHRSSAPLTQTEPDVSMPVGVPVSVPVATPTPSEAPVVDVKGPLPMPPPAPVSLPKPVMPKQVTSTESRNYGTSASSITEPPPEGETALFLSGQEIMWKGFVNMHAVAKFVTKAYLVSGSFEHLKEDLPDTIHIGGRISPHTVWDYVGKLKTSLSKELCLIRFHPATEEEEVAYVSLFSYFSSRKRFGVVANSNKRIKDLYLIPLSSKDPLPAKLLPFDGPGLEPARPNLLLGLLICQKDKKRAGAPLESEEKRSKTQRDEETGLPKPIVVSKTDKAMRLNQEPISTTPPGTPPPLSSSESSVGPFTSSVFSILSSIKAPGVSTSAGSNSPSITATPAVLATSATPLQTILKTLFGKKKDSDASQSPSDRSSTDVSVPLLDPIVEQFGITKSKQVDEQEDDRPYDPEEEYDPSVSYGKEKPKDPVVSKSITQPEVRTAMVDDVAYDPEDDSIFDEVKGDPGSRKQLEEQDQQIPDAKSLLANSQLLQLGKKVEQMVAKSTTIVPVINQRRDPRQSRDPRQVAASQRLNSDDSVEKEEAPAVTSTITTTLSNTDATAAPTTITDNPPVDIAAILDTLTSQQPKVIDTPLSDSLNVEPTESCATTDVPPSQDDTNVDSQLLHPTDPELESSKSEEETKSEEVPFLDADSTEIPLLGEKIDPDLVESYLDTEPKESPKENDVLFESENKSFEEIWPNSATILKKEPISSVGESTESSTTTYYNITTISTPISSMGRPQDVTQVSSSYIDSHSSHMPHMTGPNSQTDYRGPSDIPPPMSFPLPVGPPPALGPPPMTVPPPIIIPPPMSGPPPISGPPPMQMPPPIQGPPHGENDLSQYPPPGPYTPYQNQWGSSPQFDASRGPLPPMVTPRGPPPSVPPLGQRGPPPQIFNNNMPPHHIGPRGPPPGPLPPGPLPPPFDGQRFNGPPPPFNFPGPRGPLPPFAGPPPGHFDSRAPPPSHFPGPRGPHPPHNIGEPGPLSNIPRIPADNDGGSSYQSGIEQPQVQTASHNYRDNQGPSHGPPFRGPPPNHFDGRRGPPGSAGDIPGHRFPHPTQFRGSPQDRVPFEEPRGGSSQDLERHRGPAPQHFGGPRAPLPGHYSDNDSGGQTARYQLNDHLNDIRPVRGPLLPTPSEGPIPVPGRMGGHSPESHREDHWRRHSPEIRRRSSSTRDGAEPQERTSRFDSGPRDRDGPSRLSEERQRDVSEDRRRDRERDGLHGGRSWGWTRDREWDRGRERDRERERERDRERDHSRDRERDHSRDRDRDRDRSRERDRERDRSRERDRSRERDRSRERDRSRERDRSRERDRSRERDRSRGRDTDRHREGDGDKRRDRERDRDRGRERESDRKDHERERGKNRERDRDRERDRDRERDRDSRDKRRERSRSRERDRARDRRDRDRERDRERDKDRDKDREKDKDRERDKDRERDKDRERDKDRERDKDREKDKDREKDRDREKDREKDRDKRQRSRSKDRKEEKKDRPETSRDTEKSTDNEVMS; via the exons ATGGAGGAGATTGTGAGCCCTGAGCTAGCTCAAAGTCCTGAGCCTGAGTCCAGCCAGGATTTGGATTCCAGTTCACAAG ctccagttGTCGTGGCAGGGGAGGAAAGGGACCGTAAGGGTGACAAAGGCCAAAGTGATGCCGCTCGTAAAGAACTAGAGGACGTAGAGAAATCGGCCAAGAACTCTGGCGAGTTTAAGAAGACTTGGCGCTTCCGCAGGACCACTATTGAAAAAAGAGACATGACTGGAGAGACGGCAGGTATAACAGAGAGTCCTGGAGCACCGGTCCGACGAAGCGGCAGGCAGGCCAAGCGCACTGATAAGCTTGAGGAGTTCCTGGTGACAGTCAAGCGAGGGAGAGGAACAGGGAGACGTAGCACGCCCGCTCACCTGGAAAGTGGAGATCCACCGTCTGAGACCGCATCAGAGGCCAGCTTTGATGGAAACACCGAGCCTAAAGTGACTGAAAGCAAAGCGCCATCCCCAGTGAGGAGGACCAGAGGGAGGGGCAGGGGAAGGGCGACCCCCAAGCCCAAAGCGGACATGGCTGACTCGGCCAGTGACGACGATAGTTCCGAAAACGAAGAGAGCGCCACGAAAGAGACACAAGAGCAGCTTGAGATCGCGACTGGTGCAGAGGATGCCAAGTCGGAGGACGCAAAGGAAGAACTGAAACAAGAAGAATTTGAGAAACCAGCTGAAGAGACAAGCAAGGAGGAAGTGCCTGCCAACGCAAGGCCTTCAAGAAGCCCTTTGAAAACAGGCCCCAAAAGAGAAGCTAAGCCTAAAGCAGGGGGATGCACAGAgaaggatgaggatgaagaggaggatgatgagTCGTTGTCATCATCCAGCGAGTCTGATAATGACGGTTATGATCCAAATGCACTTTACTGCATCTGcagacagaaacacaacaaAAG CATGCAGTGTGTGCTCAGGTTCATGATCTGCTGTGACCGCTGTGAGGAGTGGTTCCACGGGGACTGTGTGGGCATTACGGAGGCACGCGGCCGCCTAATGGAGCGCAACAGTGAGGACTATGTGTGCCCCAACTGCACCTGCAGGAAAGCCCAGGGCGCCAAGCCTTCCACATCTACAGCAGGTGCCGAAACTGGCAAACGGCCTGTTACTCCCACTACCGCTCGCAAGTCAGAGCCCAGTCCAGCTCTTTTTAGCCAAGCCAATGTACAGACACCTACATCTGCTAGCGGTCTGCCTCCAGCTGCTTTTCCTGCTACTGCAGAAGAGAAGACCGGGGAAGAATTCGGCATCAAGGGCAGGATTGAGAAAGCTACTAACCCAAGcggcaaaaagaaaataaagattttCCAGCCG CAGGTGATGGCGACTGCAGAGGAATCCTCTCTCCCTAAATGCATTGGTCCTGGCTGTGAGAGGGACGCTCTTCCCGACTCGGTCTACTGTGGTAATGACTGCATCCTGAAgcatgctgctgctgccatgAAGACCATCACTACTGACAGCAAGGAGACTAAACCCAAGGAGAAGCCCAAGCCGAAAATCCTGAAAAAGCCTGCAGTCATATCTACAGTCAAG AGTTCGGGTCCCGAGCGAAGGAGCAGCAGGAGGTCCACCGACTCATCCAGCAAAGCTCAAGAGGAGGCCTTGGAGTCAGAAGGCCGcgaagatgaagatgaggaggatgaagaagacAGAGTTGCAGAGGAGCATCCGCCACCCCCAGCCATGTCGTCCTGGTCCAGCGACCATAATTACATTGCAGTAGCGCCAGAAAAGACTACAGCAATATCACCAACTGTGTTAAACAAAGCGT CAGCTGCTCAGAAGGATGAAGaggaaaaaacagaacaaactgAACCAGAAAAGAAAGAGCCAGCTCCTATTGAGAAGAAACCTCCTCCTGCAGCAACTATGTCTCCTAAAGGAGGCAAAAGGTCCCCAGGCCTGAAGATGGCCAAGCCTGCTCCAGTCTCAACGTCCAAAGGCAAAACAAGCACTACGTCCTCAAGTAGTGCAAAAGACTTGAAAAAACAGTCTCTATCCCAAGTGGTCAAATTGAAAAAAACAggaccaccacctcctcctcccatTCCAGTCTTCTCTTCTTCTGGTCCTCCTGGATCATCACGGCTGCATCCCACTGGAGCTCTGAGTGTTGGCAAGAGCACCTTTACCATCCCCAAAAAGCAGCCACAGTCTGGGGTGAAGGAATCTCTTAGTTCTGGTTCCTCTCTGGCCTCCAGGATGCCTTCTGGATCCATGCCCACTAACTCCCAGAGCCAGCCACCGGCATCCAAGCCAGTGCTACCAGCAGCACCTCTCCCTCCACAAACACCTCCAAACAACCAGATGAGGTCCAACATTCGTCGTTCGCTCACTGACATTCTGTACAAGAG GGTGAGCGACAGTGATGATCTTTCCATGTCTGAGAGCGAGGTGGGCAAACTGGCTGTTAGCATTGAGAAAGAAATGTTCAATCTGTACATGAACACAGACAGCAAATACAAGAACAAGTACAGATCTCTAATGTTCAATCTAAAGGATCCTAAAAATAAG GGCTTGTTTTATCGTGTGATTGGTGGAGAGGTCAGCCCGTTTCGGTTAGTGAGGCTCAGCCCCGAGGAATTGCTCTCTAAAGAGATTTCTGATTGGAGGAAACCTGGTCACTCTGAG tttctGGATGCTAGTGGAAGGACCCATCCAGGGCAGTCAAAAGCTGGATCCAAACAGGACGCAGCTCCCCCTGATGTTGACATGGAAGAAGCTCCTTCCATGTCTGATGGAGATGTATGTATCTCTGCTACTTCCCAATCTCCTCGCTTGGCTTCTGGGGCA GATCATCAGGAGTCCCACCCGTCTGCCACACCTCAGAGTTCTGCTTCAGCAGGAAAAAGCAGTGCTGTCCCAGACATCTTGAGCAACATGCTGAAAGACACCACGGCAGAACACAGGGCTCACCTGTTTGACCTTAACTGCAAGATCTGCACAG GTCAGAAGTCAGCTGATGATGAGCCAGCAGCTAAAAAGCCCAAAATGTCAGCTCCTAAAAGACAAGACCCTCCCGAAAAACCCAAAACAGAGCAGCGAGCCTCCAAGTTGCCGGCAGACCAACCTAACGTCTCTTACTCTGCCAGTGACGTGTCTGTGCCTCATCAGCCAAGTAGCACAGACGACCAGAGCAGCATAGTGCCTGTTGTACAAGCCCCTATGGTCACGCCGGCAGTTTCTTCCGTCACTATAAGCCGCCGTGACCCTCGTACTGCCAGCCACCGCTCCTCTGCACCCCTCACTCAGACAGAACCTGATGTCAGTATGCCTGTTGGCGTACCAGTCAGTGTGCCTGTTGCCACCCCTACACCCTCTGAAGCTCCTGTGGTGGACGTGAAGGGGCCGTTGCCTATGCCGCCTCCAGCTCCAGTATCTCTGCCCAAACCTGTGATGCCAAAACAAGTCACTTCAACAGAATCACGGAACTACGGGACCAGCGCATCCAG cattaCTGAGCCGCCTCCTGAAGGCGAAACAGCTCTGTTCCTGTCAGGACAGGAGATTATGTGGAAAGGATTTGTCAACATGCACGCTGTTGCCAAGTTCGTCACAAAGGCCTACCTGGTCTCAGGATCCTTTGAGCATCTCAAGGAG GACTTACCCGATACCATTCACATTGGTGGCAGAATATCACCACACACAGTTTGGGACTATGTTGGTAAACTGAAGACTTCACTGTCGAAA GAGCTTTGTCTTATTCGTTTCCATCCAGCAACAGAAGAGGAGGAAGTTGCATACGTGTCCCTGTTTTCTTATTTCAGCAGCCGCAAGCGGTTTGGCGTAGTGGCCAACAGCAACAAACGCATCAAAGACCTTTACCTCATTCCACTGAGCTCCAAGGACCCTCTGCCTGCTAAACTCTTACCTTTCGATGGACCAG gTCTTGAGCCAGCTCGTCCGAATCTCTTGCTTGGGCTGTTAATTTGTCAGAAAGACAAGAAACGTGCTGGAGCCCCTCTGGAAAGTGAGGAAAAACGTTCTAAAACCCAGAGAGATGAGGAGACTGGCCTCCCAAAACCAATCGTTGTTAGCAAAACTGACAAAGCCATGCGGCTCAATCAGGAGCCTATAAGCACAACTCCTCCTGGAACTCCGCCCCCTCTCAGCAGTTCAGAGTCATCAGTTGGTCCGTTTACATCGTCAGTGTTTTCCATCTTGTCCTCCATCAAGGCACCTGGTGTCTCCACAAGTGCAGGCAGTAATTCCCCATCAATTACGGCCACCCCAGCTGTTCTTGCCACATCTGCCACTCCACTTCAaaccatcctgaagactttgttTGGTAAGAAGAAGGATTCTGATGCTTCTCAGTCCCCTTCAGATCGAAGTTCAACAGATGTTTCTGTTCCTCTGCTGGATCCGATAGTTGAGCAATTTGGCATTacaaaaagtaaacaagtaGATGAACAAGAGGATGATCGACCATATGACCCTGAAGAAGAATATGATCCCAGTGTTTCATATGGTAAAGAAAAGCCTAAGGATCCTGTGGTCTCTAAAAGCATCACGCAACCCGAGGTCAGAACTGCTATGGTAGATGATGTTGCATATGACCCTGAAGATGACTCTATTTTTGATGAGGTTAAAGGTGATCCAGGTTCCAGGAAGCAACTAGAGGAACAGGACCAGCAAATACCTGATGCTAAATCTCTCTTAGCCAACAGCCAGTTGCTTCAACTTGGTAAAAAGGTGGAGCAGATGGTTGCAAAAAGCACAACTATCGTCCCAGTTATAAATCAGAGAAGGGATCCCAGGCAGAGTAGGGATCCTAGGCAGGTAGCTGCCAGTCAGAGGCTAAACTCGGATGACTCTGTAGAGAAGGAAGAGGCTCCTGCTGTTAcgtctactattactactactttaAGTAACACTGATGCTACAGCTGCTCCTACTACAATAACAGACAATCCACCCGTTGACATTGCTGCAATACTAGACACATTAACATCACAACAGCCTAAAGTCATAGATACTCCATTATCGGATTCCTTAAATGTAGAACCAACAGAATCTTGTGCAACCACAGATGTGCCGCCATCACAAGATGACACGAACGTTGACAGTCAGCTGTTGCATCCAACTGATCCTGAGTTAGAGTCATCAAAGTCTGAAGAGGAAACAAAGAGTGAAGAGGTGCCTTTCCTAGATGCAGATAGCACAGAAATTCCacttttaggggaaaaaatagaCCCTGATCTTGTAGAAAGTTACCTGGACACAGAGCCTAAAGAAAGTCCCAAAGAAAATGATGTTCTGTTTGAATCAGAAAACAAGAGTTTTGAGGAAATTTGGCCTAATTCTgccaccattttaaaaaaagagccaaTCTCTTCTGTTGGAGAGTCTACAGAATCTTCTACAACGACATATTACAACATCACAACAATTAGTACACCAATATCTTCTATGGGGAGGCCACAAGATGTGACGCAAGTTAGTTCATCTTATATAGATTCACATAGCTCTCATATGCCACACATGACTGGACCAAACTCTCAAACAGATTATCGAGGCCCCTCAGACATTCCACCTCCAATGTCTTTCCCTCTGCCGGTTGGGCCTCCACCTGCTCTTGGTCCACCACCAATGACTGTTCCACCCCCCATCATTATTCCACCTCCAATGTCAGGGCCACCTCCCATTTCAGGACCACCTCCAATGCAGATGCCCCCACCAATACAAGGCCCACCTCATGGGGAAAATGACCTGTCACAATATCCACCACCTGGCCCATATACACCTTACCAGAATCAGTGGGGAAGCAGTCCACAGTTTGATGCTTCAAGAGGACCACTTCCTCCAATGGTTACACCCAGAGGGCCCCCACCTTCAGTCCCACCATTGGGTCAAAGAGGACCTCCACCtcaaatatttaataacaaCATGCCCCCACATCATATAGGACCTCGAGGGCCACCTCCTGGTCCTCTGCCACCTGGCCCACTACCCCCTCCTTTTGATGGACAAAGATTCAATGGGCCTCCTCCACCTTTCAACTTTCCTGGACCCAGAGGCCCACTACCACCATTTGCAGGCCCTCCCCCTGGTCATTTTGACAGCAGGGCACCACCACCATCCCACTTCCCTGGGCCAAGAGGTCCACATCCCCCTCACAACATTGGGGAACCTGGACCACTGTCTAACATCCCAAGAATCCCTGCTGACAATGATGGTGGAAGTTCTTATCAGTCAGGGATTGAGCAACCCCAGGTACAAACAGCCTCACACAATTACAGAGACAATCAGGGACCCTCACATGGACCTCCCTTTAGGGGACCTCCACCAAACCACTTTGATGGACGAAGAGGCCCACCTGGTTCTGCAGGAGATATTCCAGGGCACCGATTTCCTCATCCAACCCAATTTCGTGGTTCACCTCAGGATCGAGTACCCTTTGAAGAACCGAGAGGAGGGTCATCCCAAGATTTGGAAAGACACAGGGGTCCTGCCCCTCAGCATTTCGGAGGGCCAAGAGCTCCACTGCCAGGACACTACTCTGATAATGATTCTGGAGGTCAGACAGCACGTTACCAGCTCAATGACCATTTAAATGACATAAGACCTGTAAGGGGGCCTCTGTTGCCTACTCCTTCTGAAGGTCCCATCCCAGTACCAGGCCGCATGGGCGGGCATAGCCCAGAGTCCCATCGTGAGGACCACTGGAGAAGACACTCCCCTGAAATAAGAAGACGCAGCAGCTCAACTAGAGATGGTGCTGAACCTCAGGAAAGAACAAGCCGGTTTGACAGTGGCCCCCGTGACCGAGACGGCCCTTCAAGGTTGTCTGAAGAAAGGCAGCGAGATGTGTCTgaggacaggaggagagacCGAGAACGGGATGGGCTGCATGGAGGCCGATCATGGGGCTGGACCAGAGACCGTGAATGGGATCGTGGTAGGGAGAGAGACCgtgaaagagaaagggagagagatagggagagagaccACAgcagagatagggagagagaccACAGCAGAGATAGAGACAGGGATCGGGATCGCAGCAGggaaagggacagagagagagaccgcagcagagagagagaccgcagcagagagagagaccgcagcagagagagagaccgcagcagagagagagaccgcagcagagagagagaccgcagcagagagagagaccgcaGTAGAGGTAGAGACACTGACCGGCACCGAGAAGGCGATGGGGACAAGAGGAGGGATCGGGAACGGGATAGAGATCGTGGCAGGGAGAGAGAATCTGACAGGAAAGACCATGAACGAGAAAGAGGAAAGAACAGAGAAAGGGATAGAGACCGTGAACGAGATAGAGACCGTGAACGAGATAGAGACAGTAGAGACAAAAGACGAGAACGCTCAAGGAGCCGTGAACGGGACCGTGCAAGAGATAGACGAGATCGGGACAGAGAGCGAGACCGAGAGAGGGACAAGGATAGGGACAAGGACAGGGAAAAGGACAAGGATAGGGAGAGGGACAAGGATAGGGAGAGGGACAAGGATAGGGAGAGGGACAAGGATAGGGAGAGGGACAAGGATAGGGAGAAGGATAAGGACAGGGAGAAGGACCGGGACAGGGAGAAGGACCGGGAGAAGGACCGAGACAAGAGACAGAGGAGCAGAAGCAAAGACAGgaaggaggagaaaaaagacAGACCTGAGACCTCAAGAGACACTGAGAAGTCTACTGATAATGAAGTCATGTCCTGA